A genomic segment from Aegilops tauschii subsp. strangulata cultivar AL8/78 chromosome 1, Aet v6.0, whole genome shotgun sequence encodes:
- the LOC109765980 gene encoding uncharacterized protein, whose translation MQTLRSKMPSCSTPWFYLLLVSCLLLLKEAHAVHHGGISLRSQHAALLHWKATLASTPLQMSSWQENTRPCNWSGIMCTAVRHGRRMPWVVTNISLPDAGIHGQLGELDFSALPFLTYIDLRNNTLRGALPPSINSLPALSVLNLTYNQLTGKIPSEIGDLQSLKLLDLSFNGFTGHIPASLGNLTMLTDLFIHQTMVSGPIPKEIGRLVNLQTLQLSNNTLSGMIPKSLGNLTHLNILYLFGNQLSGPIPQELDRLVHLQSLALHSNDLSGPIPITITNLTKMDTLFLYTNQITGPIPLELGILLNLQFLDLSNNQISGSIPDSIGNITKLVVLQLNENQITGSIPQEIGNLINLEILCLYMNQISGSIPKTFGKLQRIQELQLFDNYLSGSLPQEFGGLTSLVELGVSGNSLSGHLPANICSGGRLQYLYVSSNEFSGSIPRSLKTCTSLVRIYLDRNQLTGDISQHLGVYPQLTEMILSSNRLSGQISQNLGACKQLTVLHLQQNLITGSIPPFLSKLSKLIELRLDSIHLSGQIPSEIFNLANLYNLNLSSNQLSGSIPTRIEKLSSLGYLDISRNRLSGLIPEELGGCMKLQSLKINNNNFSGSLPGAIGNLAGLQIMLDVSNNNLSGVLPQQLGKLQMLEFLNLSHNQFSGSIPSSFASMVSLSALDVSYNNLEGLVPTVRLLQNASASWFLPNKGLCGNFSGLPPCYSTPATAHKKGKILGLLLPIVLVMGFSIVAAIVVIIILTHKKRKPQESANAEARDLFSVWNFDGRLAFDNIVRATEDFDDKYIIGTGGYGKVYKAQLQDGQMVAVKKLHQIEEELDDERRFRSEMEILTQIRQRSIVKMYGFCSHPAYKFLVYDYIQQGSLHRTLENEELAKELDWQKRIALAIDVAQAISYLHHECSPPIIHRDITSNNILLDTSFKGFVSDFGTARILKPDSSNWSALAGTYGYIAPELSYTSVATEKCDVYSFGVVVLELVMGKYPRDLLDGSLSNGEQAMMVKDILDKQPTTPISTEENSLALLIKLALSCLESSPQARPTMREAYQTLIQRPSSSSTTVPFSALTLQQGMHVDIRSQS comes from the exons ATGCAAACACTACGGAGCAAAATGCCATCTTGCTCAACACCTTGGTTCTACCTACTGCTTGTATCGTGCCTTCTTCTCTTGAAAGAAGCGCATGCGGTGCACCATGGAGGGATCTCACTGAGGTCTCAACACGCGGCCCTCCTCCACTGGAAAGCTACACTTGCGAGCACACCGCTGCAGATGAGCTCTTGGCAGGAAAACACCAGGCCCTGCAACTGGTCGGGCATCATGTGCACGGCTGTCCGCCACGGCCGCCGCATGCCCTGGGTGGTCACCAACATCTCCCTACCCGATGCTGGCATCCATGGCCAGCTTGGTGAGCTCGACTTCTCAGCTCTTCCATTCCTCACATATATTGATCTACGGAACAACACTCTCCGTGGTGCACTACCCCCTAGTATCAACTCCCTGCCAGCACTTTCGGTACTTAACCTTACCTACAACCAGCTCACAGGGAAAATTCCTAGTGAGATTGGTGACCTGCAAAGTCTCAAACTGCTTGATCTCTCATTCAACGGATTCACGGGACATATCCCAGCATCTTTGGGCAACCTCACAATGTTAACTGATCTTTTCATTCACCAAACCATGGTATCAGGTCCTATTCCCAAGGAGATTGGAAGGCTTGTCAACCTACAAACTCTACAACTAAGCAACAACACCTTAAGCGGCATGATACCGAAATCCCTTGGAAATCTGACCCATCTAAATATTTTGTACCTATTTGGAAATCAACTTTCAGGGCCTATACCCCAAGAACTAGATAGGCTAGTCCATTTGCAAAGTCTTGCACTTCATTCAAATGATTTGTCAGGTCCAATTCCAATCACCATAACCAATCTCACTAAGATGGACACACTTTTTCTCTATACAaatcaaatcacaggcccaataCCTTTAGAATTGGGCATCTTGCTGAACCTCCAGTTTTTAGACTTGTCCAACAACCAAATATCTGGCTCTATTCCTGACAGCATAGGAAACATAACCAAGCTAGTAGTACTCCAACTAAATGAAAATCAGATAACTGGCTCCATCCCTCAAGAGATTGGCAATCTGATAAACCTCGAGATATTATGCCTGTATATGAACCAAATTTCAGGATCAATACCAAAAACTTTTGGGAAGTTGCAACGCATTCAAGAACTGCAACTCTTTGATAACTATCTATCAGGTTCTCTTCCTCAAGAATTTGGAGGTCTCACAAGCCTTGTTGAACTTGGGGTATCAGGCAACTCACTTTCAGGACATTTACCCGCAAATATATGTTCAGGTGGCAGACTTCAGTATCTTTATGTCTCTTCTAATGAATTCAGTGGCTCCATTCCAAGGAGTTTAAAGACATGTACGAGTTTGGTTCGAATATACCTTGACAGGAACCAACTCACAGGAGATATATCTCAGCATCTTGGTGTGTATCCACAACTCACAGAGATGATCTTGTCGTCGAATAGACTCTCGGGGCAGATCTCACAAAATCTAGGTGCATGTAAGCAGCTAACGGTATTGCATCTCCAACAAAATTTGATCACAGGTTCCATACCTCCATTCCTTTCTAAATTGTCCAAGCTAATAGAGCTAAGACTCGATTCTATTCATCTTAGTGGTCAGATTCCATCAGAAATCTTCAATTTAGCAAATCTATATAACCTGAACTTATCATCGAACCAGTTATCGGGATCCATACCCACACGCATAGAAAAGCTAAGCAGTCTAGGATACCTTGATATATCCAGGAACAGATTGAGTGGATTAATACCTGAGGAACTAGGGGGCTGCATGAAACTACAGTCTTTAAAGATCAACAACAACAACTTTAGTGGGAGCCTGCCTGGCGCAATTGGAAATTTAGCAGGTCTGCAGATCATGTTAGATGTGAGCAACAATAACCTCAGTGGTGTATTGCCGCAGCAACTTGGGAAGTTGCAGATGCTAGAATTTCTGAATTTATCACATAATCAGTTCAGTGGCAGCATTCCATCCTCGTTTGCAAGCATGGTGAGCCTTTCAGCACTCGATGTGTCCTACAACAACTTGGAAGGACTAGTCCCAACAGTACGGCTACTCCAAAATGCTTCCGCAAGTTGGTTTCTTCCCAATAAAGGTCTGTGTGGTAACTTCTCTGGCCTGCCACCATGTTATTCAACCCCAGCAACTGCTCATAAAAAGGGAAAGATACTTGGTTTGCTTTTGCCAATTGTTCTTGTGATGGGTTTCAGCATTGTTGCTGCAATTGTTGTCATAATAATACTTACTCATAAGAAGAGAAAACCACAAGAAAGTGCTAACGCTGAAGCAAGGGACCTATTCTCTGTTTGGAATTTTGATGGAAGATTAGCATTTGACAATATTGTAAGGGCAACAGAAGACTTTGATGATAAGTACATCATTGGAACAGGAGGATACGGCAAAGTCTACAAGGCACAACTCCAAGACGGGCAGATGGTTGCTGTGAAGAAGCTTCATCAGATCGAAGAAGAGTTGGATGATGAAAGAAGATTTCGTAGTGAAATGGAAATTTTAACACAGATCCGACAACGAAGCATTGTCAAAATGTATGGATTCTGCTCCCATCCAGCGTATAAATTTCTCGTCTACGACTACATTCAGCAGGGAAGCCTCCACAGGACATTGGAAAATGAGGAGCTAGCAAAGGAATTGGATTGGCAAAAGAGAATTGCTCTTGCAATTGATGTGGCTCAAGCAATATCTTATTTGCACCACGAATGCAGTCCACCAATAATCCATCGAGATATCACAAGCAACAACATCTTACTTGATACATCCTTCAAGGGTTTTGTCTCGGATTTCGGCACGGCAAGGATTCTTAAGCCCGATTCATCAAACTGGAGTGCACTAGCAGGAACGTACGGCTACATAGCTCCTG AACTGTCATACACATCCGTTGCGACAGAGAAATGTGATGTTTATAGCTTTGGGGTGGTTGTGTTAGAGCTAGTGATGGGCAAGTATCCAAGGGATTTATTAGATGGTAGTCTTTCTAACGGCGAACAAGCAATGATGGTGAAAGATATTCTGGACAAACAGCCGACAACACCAATATCAACTGAAGAGAATAGCTTAGCTCTGCTCATCAAGCTGGCCTTATCTTGTTTGGAATCTTCTCCCCAAGCAAGGCCCACCATGCGGGAGGCATACCAAAcactcatccaacgaccatcttctAGTTCAACTACCGTGCCCTTCAGCGCACTTACATTACAACAAGGGATGCATGTTGACATAAGGTCTCAATCCTAG